Sequence from the Kribbella aluminosa genome:
GCCGGCTGTCCGGTCAGCTCGGGTTCTCCCTGGACGGGCTGGACGACGACAAGCCGATCCCGGCCGAGCTGTTGGTCGAGCCGGACGAGGCGGGCGGTTCGCAGACGTTCTATCGCGTGGTCAAGGCGATCATCGACCGCGAGGACCCGACACTGCGGCAGTTGCTGAAGAAGCTGAGCGGTGGCGGCGGTCATCGGATCGTGGTCGGTACGCCGGAGCAGATCGCCGACGACATCGAGCGCTGGTTCCACGCGGGTGCCGCAGACGGGTTCAACGTGATGCCGGACGTACTGCCGTCGGGATTCGACCACTTCGTCGAGCAGGTCGTCCCCGAGCTGCGTCGGCGTGGGCTGTTCCGGCACGAGTACGCCGGTACGACGTTGCGGGACCATCTCGGGCTCGGCGTACCGGACGTTCCGCGTGGTGTGTGGGGACCTTTGGAGGCGGCACGATGAGCGTTCCTGTCCTGCTGGAGTTGGCCGTCGGCCGGCCGATCGAGGGTGCCGGTCCGGATTCGCCGCTGGTGACCGATCTGAGCGATGCTGTGCGGATCGCGCATGTGGCGGAGGCTGCCGGCGTCGCCGGTCTTCGGGTGCTCGACGCGGTTCCCGGTTTCGAGGTCCTCGATCCCACGGTGGTCGTGGCGTTCCTTGCCGGGCGTACGTCGGCGCTCGGTTACCTGGCGGATGTGCCGACCAGCCATCATGCGCCGTACAACCTCGCCCGCCGGATCCTGTCGATCGACCGGGCGACGGATGGGCGGGCGGGGCTGGTGCTGCGCCCGGGTGAGGGGGACGAGGTGACGGGCGCCGTCGTACCGGATGCGTCGGCGGTGGATCCGAAGGAGCGGTGGTGCGAGTACGCCGAGATCCTGCGGCGGTTGTGGGACTCGTTTCCCGCGGAGGCGCTGGTGGGGGATCAGGAGTCGGGGATCTTCGTCCGCGACGAGTTGATCCGTCCGGCCGGCTTCGACGGGCGGTTCTATCGAGTCGCCGGTGCGATCGACGGTCCGTCGTCGGTGCAGGGCCGGCCGGTGCAGGTCGCGGCGGTCACCGACGCCGCCGAGATCGCCTGCGTGGTAGGCCATGCCGACGCAGTCATCGTCGACATCGCCGCGGCCCCGCTCGCAGACGCGGCGCTGACGACCGAGCTGGAACGACGGGGTCGCACGCGGGCGGAGGTCGCATTGCTCGGCCGGATCCAGGTGCCGCCGGGAATCGACGCGGACTGGCTCCACGAACAGGTCACGAGACAATCCCTGGACGGACTGGTGCTGACGCTGAACGGTTCCACCCACGAACTCCGCACGCTGATCGAGACCACAGTGTCGAGGCTCGTCGCCCCGAGGAGCACACGCAGCCTCCGCGAGGCGCTTGGCCTCCCCCCGGCTGCGACTGGTGTGGGTGCCGGACGGGAGGGGGCGGCATGACCGCCACCGTTCCGACTGCCGTGGGGGTGCGACTGACTGTCGGCGGGATTCGGGCGGGGGTTGCTCCGATTCTGGAGCGGCTTGCCGCGACCGCCGGCGATCGCGAAGGCACTCGCGACTATCCGTTCGAGGAGGTCCGGGCGCTGGCCGAGCAGCGGATCACGCTGATCGGGATCGCGGTCGAGGACGGGGGCGCGGGCGGGACGCTGCGTGATGTCGTGGAGCTGGTCATCGCGATCGCCCGGGCGGACTCCAACGTCGCCCAGGCGCTCCGTTCGAGCTTCCTCACGGCGGCGAGTGTCATCGCTCGCCAGGACCTCCCGCATCGGGAGCGCACCGTGGAGCGGCTGCGGAACGGCGACCTGTTCGCTGGTACGGCCAACGAACGCGGCGGCGCGGCCGGCGCGGTGGCGACCCGACTCCTCCGCAAGAGTGACGGCGAGGTGCTCACCGGCGCCAAGTACTACTCGACCGGAGGCCTCTTCGCCCAGTGGTTCGGCGGCACCGCGGCCGACGAGGACGGCAAGATCGTCCGGTTCACGGTGCCGACCGACCGCGAGGGCGTCGAGCGGCTGGACGACTTCGACGCGATCGGGCAACGGCTGACCGCGAGCGGGACGACCCGGCTCAACGACGTACGGGTCTATCCCGACGAGCTGATCCGGGCCGACGAGGCGCCGCCGCGGAACCCCTGGCAGGGCTCGTTCGCCCAGTTGTACCTCGCGTCGATCGAGGCCGGGATCGCCGGCGCCGCGTTGGACGACGCGGTCAGGTTCGCGCGCGAGAAAGCCCGGCCGATCAAGCACAGTACGGCGGACCGTGCCGTCGACGATCCGTACGTCCGGCATGTCGTCGGCGAGATCGCCGCCCGCGCAAACGCTGCCCGAGCCGTCGTCCTCCTCGCAGCCGAAGATCTCGGCGCCGTGCCGTCCGCGTCCGACGGCGAGGTACGCGGTACCGGCGCCCGCGCGGCGCTCACGGTCGCACAGGCGCAGTACGTCGCCGTGGAGTCGGCGCTCCGGGCGGCCGAGCTGGCGTTCGACGTCGGCGGTGGATCGGCGACGGATCGCGGTACGGCGCTCGACCGGCACTGGCGCAACGCCCGGACGGTCGCCAACCACAACCCGCGCAACTGGAAGGCCGCGGTCGTCGGCGGCTTCCACCTGACCGGCGAGGAACCGCCCACCTCCGGACTGTTCTGAAGGGATCCCATGACACTCGAACCCATCCGCCGCCTCGGTCGCACCGGAGTCCTCGTCCCGCCGCTGACGCTGGGCACGATGAACTTCGGTCGCTGGGCCGAGGAAGACGAGAGCATCGAGATCATCCACGCTGCGATCGATGCCGGTATCACCGTGCTCGACACGGCCGACGTGTACGGCGACGGGCGCTCCGAGGAGATCGTCGGCAAGGCCATCGCGTCGTCGCCGACCCGGCGTGAGGATCTGTTCCTGGCGACCAAGTTCCACGGCCAGGTCGGCGACAACCCGCAGCACGCGGGCAACAGCAGGCGATGGATCACGCAGGCGGTGGAAGACAGCCTGCGCAGGCTTGGCGCCGACTACCTCGACCTCTACCAAGCACACCGGCCGGACCCGGACACCGACCTCCTGGAGACGCTGCAGACACTCGACGGTCTCGTACGCGCCGGCAAGATCCGGTACTACGGAACCTCGGTCTTCCCGGCCCACCAGTTGGTCGAGGCGCACTGGCTCGCGGAGAAGCACGGCCTGATCGCGCCGCACACGGAGCAACTTCCGTACTCGCTCCTGGTCCGCGGTGTGGAGCGCGAGGTGTTCCCCGTCGTGCAGAAGTACGGCGTGGGCGTGATCAGCTACGGGCCACTCGCGGCGGGGTGGTTGTCCGGCAAGTACCGTCTGGGCGGTGAGCAGCCGGAGTCGGCGCGTGCCGAGCTGATCGCAGGCCGGTTCGACATCGCGCTCGAACGCAACCAGCGCAAGCTGGCCGCCGCCGACGCGTTGGCACGGCTTGCCGAGGGCAACGACCTGTCGCTGGTCGAGCTCGCGATCGCGTTCGCCCTGAATCACCCGGCCGTCAGCAGCGTCATCATCGGCCCGCGCACGCGGGAACACCTGGATGTGTATCTGGGCGCGGTCGACGTACAGCTCAACGACGAGCTCCTCGACCGGATCGACGAGATCGTCGACCCGGGGACCCAGTTCCTGGAGCGGGACACCGGCCGCGACACCCCGTCCCTGCAACCGAGCGCACTGCGCCGGACAACCAACTGAGAGGTATGAGATGACCTACAGCGCCGTCCCGGACAGATACGAGACGCTTCCCTACCGCCGTACCGGTTCCTCAGGGCTCGTGCTCCCGGCGGTGTCGTTCGGCCTCTGGCAGAAGTTCGGCACCGACTACGCGTACGAGACGCAGCGCGAGATCATCCTGCACGCGTTCGATCTGGGCATCAGCCACTTCGACAACGCGGACCGCTACGGCCCGCCGCACCGCGCCGCGCAGGAGACGTTCGGCCGGGTGCTGACCACGGACCTCGCGCCGTACCGTGACGAGCTGATCCTGTCCACGAAGGCGGGTAACCCGATCGGTCCGAGCCCTTATCTGACGGGCGGTTCGCGGAAGTCGATCCTGACGTCGCTCGACCACAGCCTGCGCGACCTCGGGACCGACTACGTCGACATCTTCTATCACCACAGCCCGGACGTGCAGACGCCGTTGGAGGAGAGCGTCGGCGCGCTGGTCAGCGCAGTACAACAGGGCAAGGCGTTGTACGTCGGGATCAGCAACTATCTGCCGGACCGGGCGCACGCGGCGGCCGAGCTGCTGCGCGAGGCCGGCGTACCGCTGCTGATTCACCAGACCCGCTACTCGATCTACGACCGGCGCCCCGAACAGAACGGTCTGCTCGAGACGGCGGATCAGGACGGGTTCGGGGTGATCGTCTACAGTCCACTGGCCCAAGGCCTGCTGACCGACAAGTACCTCGACGCCATTCCCGACGGCGCACGAGCCCAGAACAGCACCTTCCTCTCACCCGAGGTCATCGACGACACGTACCGGCGTCGTACGACGGAACTCAACAAGCTGGCCGAGTCGCGAGGGCAGTCGCTGGCGCAGCTGGCCCTGCAATGGGTGCTGCGCCGGGGCGAGGTCACGTCGGCGTTGATCGGCGCGAGTTCGACCGCGCAGCTCGACCACAACCTGCAGGCCTTGACCTTCCCGCCGCTGACCGACGAGGAACTGGCGCTCATCGACGAGCACGGCGTACACGGTACTGGGCTGAAGCTGTGAGCGATGCGTTGACCGCCCGGCGGATCGGCGCGGGTGTGGAGGACGGCCGGCCGTTTCGGCTGGGGTTTCTGCTGCATCTCGACAACGACGGCGCGCCGGCGGCGGCGTACCGGCAGGCGATCGAGTTGTTCCGCGCCGCGGAGGAGCTCGGCTACGACTCCGGGTGGGTGATCCACCGGCACTTCCGGCAGGGCAACGAGCACGTCTCGGCGCCCCTGGTGCTGCTCGCCGCGATCGCGGAGCACACCAGCCGGATCCATCTCGGTACCGGCGTGTACGTCCTGCCGCTCGAGGATCCGCTGGTCGTCGCCGAGGCGGCCGCCACCCTCGACGAGCTGAGCGGCGGACGGCTGCAGCTCGGGGTCGGCTCGGGCCCGTTCCCGGGTGCCTGGGAGGCGTTCGGCAGGGAACTCGACGATCGGCACAAGCTGTACGACGCGGGCGTGACGAGCCTGCAGCGGTTGTTGTCCGGGCATCCGGTGAACAGTCTGGGCGAGGTGCTGCATCCGCCGGCCCGCGGTCTGCGTCGCCGGCTGTGGCAGGCGACGTCGTCCGATCCGGCGGTCGCGGTCACCTCGGCACAGGCGGCGGGCCGTGCGGGCGACGGGTTGCAGCTGTCCCGGGCGACCTCGTTCAACCGGCAACAGACACCTCAGCGGCAGGCGGAAATCGTCGGGGCCTTCCGGGAGGCGCACCATGCGGCGGAGCCTGGTGCCGTCCCGCGCGTGCAGGTCTCGCGGGCGATCTATCCGCACCCGGATCGCGCGGCAGCCGTGGCCGCGGTCGCGCCGGGCGCAAGCCGCTGGCAATCCTGGATCGCCTCGCGCCGCGGCCTGCCGGAGCTCACCGTCGAGGAGTTCCTCGAGCGGGACAACGCCTTACTCGGTCCTACGGACGCGATCGCTGCGGGCCTCGCCGCGGACCCGGCCCTCGAGCATGTGACGGACCTCCTGGTCAGCTTCGTGCCCGGCGTACCGCCGTTGGACGAACATCTCCGATTGTTGCAGGCGGCAACCGATGTCGCGCGTCTGCTCGGCTGGCAGGAGCCATCATGACCTTCCATCTCATCGCGTCGCTGATGACGCCGGGGCACTTCCGGAGCGCCTGGCGGTTGCCGGATGCCGACCCGCACGCGTACCTCGATATCGACTACTTCCGCGGACTCGCGCGGATCGCCGACGAGGTGGGTCTGGACGCGATCTTTCTCGGCGACGCACCCGCGCTCGGGCCGGAGATCGCCACCAATCCGGGCACCGGCATCGATCCGTTGATCCTGCTCGGTCATCTGGCGGCCGTGACCGAACGCGTGGGCGTGCTGGTGACCAGCTCGACCAGCTACAACTCGCCGTACAACCTGGCCCGCCGGTTCCAGGCCCTCGACATCGTCACCAAGGGACGCGCCGCGGTCAACCTCGTGACGACGTACGCGCCGGCCGCGGCGGCGAACTTCGGGCAGACCGAACCCGCCGCGAAGGAGACGCGGTACCGCCGGGCGCACGAGTTCCTCACGGTGGTACGCCGCCTGTGGGACAGCTGGGAGCCGGGCGCGATCGTCGCCGACAAGGCGAGCGGGCGGTACGTCGATCCCGGATCGATCCACGCGGCCGACCATCACGGCGAGTTCTTCTCGGTCGCCGGACCGTTGCCCGTACCGGGTGATCATCCGGTGGTGGTGCAGGCGGGTGGATCCGAGGGTGGTCTGAATCTCGGCGCAGAGCTGGCCGATGTCGTCTTCACCGTCGCACAGACCCAGGCGAAGGCGATCGCGTTCCGCGACGACATCCGTCGCCGGGCCGTCGCGGCCGGACGCGGTGCGGACGACGTGAAGATCTCCTTGGGTGTCATCGTGCTGATCGGCGAGACCGAGGACGATGCCCGTACACGAGCCGACGAGCTGTACGCGACCCTCGGGCTCGACCAGCTTGCCAGAGGCGTGCTGGCCGCGCTGGGCCTGGGCGATCGCGACCTCGACGAGCCGATCGGGATCGCCGATCTCCCGGAGGTCCCGGTCGCCGAGGCAGGCTCGGTCGGCTTCCAGGTCAGCACGCGCGCTCTGCTGGCCGAGCGGCCGCTGTCGGCCCGGGAGCTGGCACGCCACGCACCCGGCAGCGGTCACCGGCTCGTGGTCGGGACCGCCGAGCAGATCGCGGACGACCTCGAATCCTGGTACCGCGCGGGCACCGCCGACGGCTTCACGATCATGTACGCCGACACCGCCGTCGACTTCGAGCGCTTCGCCCGGCTCGTCGTACCGTTGCTGATCGATCGTGGACTCTTCAGGCCGGCCGAGTCCGGCTCGACCTTGCGGGACCGCCTTGATGTGCCGCAGTACGGACAGCGCCGTACCGGCAACGCTGCTGTGGCAGGCTGACGCGGCCCGGAAACCACTCGACCACATCCTGCACTTCGACGTCTGGTGATGCCTGAACGACCGACAGCCGTCGCTCAGGACGCAAGGAACGAGGTGATTGCGGAGGCGAGGGCGTCCGGTTGTTCGAGCGGGATGATGTGGCCGCAGTCCGGGACGGCGGTGTGGGTGAGGTTGTCGGCGAAGGGGACGAGTTGTGAGTGGATCGCGTCGCCGACGATGCCGCCGCTGATTGCGAGCGTGGGGACGGTGAGCCGGGTGGTTGTCAATGCGTCGTGGATTTGTGCGGCGCTGACGGCCGATTCGCGGTACAGGTCGAATCCGGCGCTGAGGGCGTCGCGGCCGGTGTAGGCGGCGATGAAGTTCGCGCGGGCGTCGGCGCCGATGTCGCGTCGTATGCTCGGGCCGGTCAGGAACCAGTCGAGGTAGTCGGCTTCGTGTCCGAGCAGCACGGTCTCTGCGAGGCCGGGTACCGAGTGGAACCCGAACCACCACGGTGGCCCGAGGTCGTTGGCGACGCCTGGGAGGAGCCCTTCCATGAGGATCAGCCGCGAGACTCGGTCGGGGTGCTGCAGTGCGGCGAGGAACGCGGGCGGTACGGCGGCGTCGATCGCGACCACTGCTGCCTCGTCCACATCGAGGGCGTCCAGCAGCCGGATCACGTCGGCGGCCAGCGTTGCGGCGTCGCGGCCGCTGTTTGTGCGTTCGCTGGCTCCGAGGCCTCGGAGGTCCGGTGCCACGACGAGGCGGTTTCGCGCGAGCGGCGGGGCGATCCGGTGCCACAGGTAGGAGGTGTGTGGCCAGCCGTGGAGGAGCACCACCGCCGTACCTTCGCCTGCTACGACGACGTGGAACTCGAGGTCGTCGATCGCCATCCGCTTGGACTCCATGCTGTAACCGCCGTTCATCAGGTAACCTCTGGTTACCGGCTAGCCTCGCCGGAACGGGAGCAGTCGGCAAGAAGGCACTTTCGCGAAAGGTGGTGAGCCGGTGGTGACCGAGCGCCCGGGTGACCTGTTTTCGGCCGATTGCCCGACGCGGCATCTGCTGGACCGGATCGGCGACAAGTGGACCTCGATGGCGGTGAAGCTGCTGGCTGAGCTGTATCCGGAGGCGGCGCGGTTCTCGGAGCTCAGGCGCGCGATGCCGGGAGTGAGTCACAAGATGCTGTCGCAGACCCTGCAGCGTCTGGCCGCCGACGGCCTCGTCAGCCGGCGGGTCGAGGACTCGGTCCCTCCCGCGGTGTACTACGCACTGACCGAGCTGGGCCGCTCACTCGACGAACCACTGGCCGCACTCCGCGACTGGGCCGAGACCCACATGTCCGAGATCGAGGGCCACCGCACTCACGGACGCCACGACCGCCACCCGGACAACTGACGACGAAGCCCTGTGCCACAGGGGAATGTGGCACAGGGGACTGTGGCACAGGGCTTCGGCGCTGGCATTCGGTTGAAGCTGCGGTCGGGGCGCGTTGGCGCAGATGGCGACGTGGTCGGAGGAGGCTCCGAGCCGGCTGTCGAAGGTGAAGTCGTACTGCGCTCCCGCGATGTAGGCGTTGGCGCGTTCGCGGGGGACGTCGTACGGGAGGTAGTCGTCGTACCGAAGAGGTCGGGGTCGGTCAGCGTGTTGAAGGCGATCCGGAACAGATCGTCGACGACATCCGCCGTCGCGTCCAGCGCGCGAAACTCGGCAACGCGGAGGTGCCACGCAAGCTCACGCCCAGGAGACGGAAGAGATCAACTCGTTCGGCGTCGCCGAGTAGCCCTCAGCAGCCACGGCGTCGGGGGTGCGGCGAGGTCTTGACAAGTTTGTGCAAGTTGGCGCAATCTTGGCGAAACCTTGGCGCAATCTCCGGGAGCCGTTGTGAACCCCACCTTGACCGATGTCGCGCAGCGCGCGGGTGTGTCGTTGTCCACTGCGTCGCGGGCGTTCAGTGACCCGGACCGGATCGGGCGGGACACGCTGCGGCGGATCGTCGAGGCGGCCGAGGAGATCGGGTACGTCGCGTCGGCGGGGCGGCAGTCGCGGGCGGCGGGGATGCCGACGCGGTCGGCGACGGTCGCGGTGATCGTGCCGGACATCGGCAACCCGGTGTTCGCGAGCTTCGTGAAGGCGGCGCAGGCGCACGGCTGGAACCGCCGGCAGACCGTCGTCCTGACCGACACCGACGGCAGCCCGGACCGCGAGCGGGAGATCATCGGCGAGCTCCAGGAGCGTGTCGACGGTTTCATCGTCTGTTCTCCCCGGTTGCCTGCGCACGACATCGCCGAGCTGTGCGGGAACACGCCGCTGGTGCTGGTCAACCGCACGAGTGACGAGACGAACAGCGTCGTACCGGATGCGGCCGACGGCCTCCGGCAGGCGCTGGAGTACCTGCGCGTCCTCGGTCACGAGCACGTCGCGTACGCACAGGGCTCGCCGCTGTCCTGGTCGAACCAGAACCGGGTCGATGCGATCCAGAGCCTCGCCGAGCAGTCGGACATCGAGCTCGTACTGATCGGCTGGCAGGCGGAGACGGTCGCGGGTGGCCAGGCCGCCGCCGCGAGTGTCGTGGCCTCGGGTGCGACCGCGGTGATCGCGCACAACGACCTGATGGCGCTCGGGATCATCACCGGGGCGACCGCGCTGGGGATCGAGGTTCCCGGCGATCTGAGCGTGATCGGCATCGACGACACGCCGCTCGCGGAGGTCGCTCGGCCGACGTTGACGAGTATTCAGGTGCCGATGTCGCGGGCGGGCGTGATGAGTGTCGACATGTTGCATCAGCAACTCACGGCAGAGGCCGGCCAGCCGGCCGCCGCGCCGCGGGTCGTCACGCTGCCGACACAGCTGGTCGTCCGGCAGAGCACCGGTCCGGTCGCCGGCTGGACGCCCGCGCGCCGCGAGCGGAGCGACGGATGAGAGTCGTCGTCACGGACCCGAACCTGCTTCCGCTGCGCGACGAGCTCGAGTCGCTGTTGCCCAAGGCAACCGAGGCGGTCTGGCTGCCGGACGACGTTCCCGGCGCGTTGCGGACGGCGGACGTGCTGGTCGGCCCGGCGTTCACGCAGGAGATGGCCGACGCGGCGCAGCAGCTACGACTTGTCCAGGTCGCAGGCGCCGGGACGGACCGAATCGAGGCGTCCGGCGTACCGGTCGCGAACACGTACCACCACGAGGACTCGATCGCGGAGTACGTCGTTTGGGCGCTGATCGGCCTGCGCCGCGAACTTCCGGCCGCCGACGCCGCCCTGCGCCGGAACCGCTGGCGGTCGAATGTCTACAATCCAACAATCCCGCAGCCGGACACCCTGGGCAGTGCGCGGGTCGGCTTCCTCGGCTTCGGCCACATCGGCCGGGCCACCTGGCGTCTCCTGCAGGCGTTCGACGCGCAGGCGCAGGCGGTCACCGCGAGCGGCAAGGCCGCCGCGGACGGGCTGAACTGGGCGGGGGACACGAGCCGGCTCGGCCGTCTCCTGGACGAGTCAGACGCACTCGTGGTCTCCGCGCCGCTCACCGGGACCACCCGCGGCATCATCGGCGCCGCCGAGCTCGAGCGGCTCGGGCGCGCCGGCGTACTCGTGAACGTCGCCCGCGGACCGCTGGTCCAGCAGCAACCGTTGTACGACGCCTTGCGGGACAGGACGATCCGCGCCGCCGCGCTCGACGTCTGGTACTCGTACCCGACGACCGGCGACCGGGCGGCTCCCGCCGACGCCCCGTTCGGCGAGCTCGACAACGTCCTGCTGACGCCGCATCTGTCCGGGATCACCCGGCAGACGTTCCGCGGCCGCGTCCAAGACATCGCAGCCAATATCAACGCCCTGGCCGACGGCCAGGAACTGCGCAACGTCGTGAGGCACTGACATGACCGATCGCATCATCGCCGCCGAGGTGATCCTGACCAGCCCCGGCCGGAACTATGTGACGCTGAAGCTGCAGACCGCCGACGGTGTCACCGGGTACGGCGACGCCACCGTCAACGGCCGGGAACTCGCCGCCGCGAGCTACCTCCGCGACCACGTCGCGCCGCTGCTGATCGGACTGGACCCGGCACGGATCGAGGACACCTGGCAGTACCTCTACCGAGGGGCGTACTGGCGGCGCGGCCCGATCACGATGGCCGCCGTCAGCGCCGTCGATCTGGCCTTGTGGGACATCAAGGGCAAGGTGGCCGGGATGCCCGTCTACCAGTTGCTCGGCGGCGCGGTCCGCGATCGGGTCCTCGCCTACACGCACGCCTCGGCCTGGGAGTTGCCCGAGTTGCTCGACGCGGTCGACGCCCGGCGAGCGGACGGGTTCCGGGCGGTTCGCGCGCAGTCCGGCGTACCGGGGTTGGAGACGGTGTACGGCGTACATCGCGACGCCGGCGGCGGATACGAGCCGGCCAAGCGGGGCGCCGTACCGGTGACGGAATCGTGGGACACCGACGCGTACCTGCGCCATGTGCCCGCCGTACTCGCCGCCGTTCGCGAACACGTCGGACCCGATCTGGCCCTGCTGCATGACGCGCATCACCGGCTCACGCCGCAGCAGGCCGCGCGGCTCGGGAAGGCCCTCGAACCCGCGGACCTGTTCTGGCTCGAGGACGTGACCCCGGCCGAGAACCAGGAAGCCCTGCGACTGGTCCGGCAGCACACGACGACGCCGCTGGCGATCGGCGAGGTCTTCAACAGCATCTTCGACTGCAAGGACCTGATCACCGAGCAGCTGATCGACTACGTCCGGGTCGCGGTCGCACACGCCGGCGGGATCAGCCACCTGCGCAGCATCTTCGCGCTCGCCGACCTCTACCAGGTGAAGGCCGCACCGCACGGGCCGTCCGACGTCTCGCCGGTCTCGTTCGGTGCGAGCGTGCACGTCGGATTGTCGACAATCAACTTCGGCATCCAGGAGTACATGGGGTACGACGCGCTCGCGCACGAGGTGTTCCCGCACGCGTGGTCGTTCGCGGACGGCTACCTGCATCCGGGGGAGGCGCCGGGACTCGGCGTCGAGGTGGACGAAACACTGGCGGCGAAGTTCCCGTACGAGCCGGCGTACCTGCCGGTCGCGCGCCGTCTCGACGGCAGCATGACCGACTGGTGACCGCGATGAAACGAGCAACGGTCCCCGAACATCTGCTGACCGCGAGACCGGCAAGCACAGGCATCGTGCATCTGGGTTTAGGCAACTTCCATCGCGCGCATCAGGCCGTCTACACCGCTCAGGCGGGCGACGGCTGGGGAATCCTCGGCGTCGCGAGCCGCTCGACCGCGGTCGCCGACGCGATGAACGCCCAGGACGGCCTCTACTCGGTGCTGGAGCTGTCGCCCGAGGGATCGTCGATCAGCGTCCCCGGCGTGCACACCGGCGCGATCGTTGCTGCCGGCAACCCGGAGGCGGTGGTCGCGGCGATTGCCGCCGAGCAGACCCGGATCGTCTCGACGACGGTGACCGAGCACGGCTACTGCATGGATCCCAGCACCCATCGCCTGGACCTGGACCGGGTCGCCGCGGATCTGCACGCGACCCCGCAGACCGTCATCGGCCAGATCGCCCGCGCTCTGGAACGCCGCGCCAGTACTCACCTGGCCCCGATCACCGTCCTGAACTGCGACAACATGCAGTCGAACGGCACCCGGACCCGCGCCCTCGTCCTGGAGTTCCTGCAGGTCGCCGGCTCGCCCGCGATCGACTGGGTCGCCGGCAACGTCACCTTCCCGAACTCGATGGTCGACCGCATCGTCCCCGCGACCACGGACGGCTACCGCGCGGCGGCGGCCGAACTGCTCGGGGTCCGAGACCGGATCCCGGTACCGGCCGAGCCGTTCACGATGTGGGTACTGGAGGACCGCTTCGCGGCCGGACGCCCGGCCTGGGAACGCGGAGGCGCGGTCTTCACCGACGAGGTCGAGGCCTACGAACTGCTCAAACTGCGGCTGCTCAACGGGACCCACTCGCTGATCGCGTACCTCGGTGCACTCGACGGCCGCGCGACCATTCCGGAGGCCCGGGCGGCCGGCTTCATCGAGTCCGCCGCCCGCTCGGTCCTCGAGGACGACTACCTGCCGACAGTCACGCTGCCGCAGGGCTTCGAGGTGAAGCCGTACGTCGCCTCGCTGTTCGAGCGCTGGTCGAACCACGCACTCGGGCACCGCACCCAGCAGGTCGGTAGCGACGGCTCGGTCAAGCTCCCGCAACGGGTTCCCGAGCCCGCGGTGCAGCTGCTGAAACAGGGCGTGATGCCCGAGCACCTCGCACTGACCGTGGCCGCTTGGATGTGTTGCGTCGTACCGCTGCCCGGGTTCGACCCCGGGCCGCACGCCCGGGCGATGGTCGACCCGGCCCGCGAGCGGCTCGGGGCGCTCGCGGCGACGTCCCGCAGTACCGAGGACCTGGCACGAGCCGTCCTCGACCAGGTGTTTCCCACTGAACTTGCCGAGAGCAACGACTTTGCCCGGCGTGTTGCCGAGTACGTCGCCGTCGTCACCCGCGACGGCGTCCGCGCCGCGGCCGGTCTGGCCGCCCGCTCCCGAACGTCCCGGTCGCACGCCTCGCCCGCGGCCTGAGACCCCCGAAGGATCCGCCATGGAAACGAGCAGTTCACACCCGGAGCCATCCCGCCAGGAAGTCCGTAGGGCCGCGCTCGCCGGCCTGATCGGCACCGCCCTCGAACAGTACGACTTCGTCATCTACGGGACCGCGTCGGCGCTGGTCTTCAGCCACCTGTTCTTCCCCAACATCTCGGCGACGGCAGGGCTGCTCGCCAGCTTCA
This genomic interval carries:
- a CDS encoding alpha/beta fold hydrolase, with the translated sequence MNGGYSMESKRMAIDDLEFHVVVAGEGTAVVLLHGWPHTSYLWHRIAPPLARNRLVVAPDLRGLGASERTNSGRDAATLAADVIRLLDALDVDEAAVVAIDAAVPPAFLAALQHPDRVSRLILMEGLLPGVANDLGPPWWFGFHSVPGLAETVLLGHEADYLDWFLTGPSIRRDIGADARANFIAAYTGRDALSAGFDLYRESAVSAAQIHDALTTTRLTVPTLAISGGIVGDAIHSQLVPFADNLTHTAVPDCGHIIPLEQPDALASAITSFLAS
- a CDS encoding LacI family DNA-binding transcriptional regulator translates to MNPTLTDVAQRAGVSLSTASRAFSDPDRIGRDTLRRIVEAAEEIGYVASAGRQSRAAGMPTRSATVAVIVPDIGNPVFASFVKAAQAHGWNRRQTVVLTDTDGSPDREREIIGELQERVDGFIVCSPRLPAHDIAELCGNTPLVLVNRTSDETNSVVPDAADGLRQALEYLRVLGHEHVAYAQGSPLSWSNQNRVDAIQSLAEQSDIELVLIGWQAETVAGGQAAAASVVASGATAVIAHNDLMALGIITGATALGIEVPGDLSVIGIDDTPLAEVARPTLTSIQVPMSRAGVMSVDMLHQQLTAEAGQPAAAPRVVTLPTQLVVRQSTGPVAGWTPARRERSDG
- a CDS encoding NtaA/DmoA family FMN-dependent monooxygenase (This protein belongs to a clade of FMN-dependent monooxygenases, within a broader family of flavin-dependent oxidoreductases, the luciferase-like monooxygenase (LMM) family, some of whose members use coenzyme F420 rather than FMN.) — translated: MTFHLIASLMTPGHFRSAWRLPDADPHAYLDIDYFRGLARIADEVGLDAIFLGDAPALGPEIATNPGTGIDPLILLGHLAAVTERVGVLVTSSTSYNSPYNLARRFQALDIVTKGRAAVNLVTTYAPAAAANFGQTEPAAKETRYRRAHEFLTVVRRLWDSWEPGAIVADKASGRYVDPGSIHAADHHGEFFSVAGPLPVPGDHPVVVQAGGSEGGLNLGAELADVVFTVAQTQAKAIAFRDDIRRRAVAAGRGADDVKISLGVIVLIGETEDDARTRADELYATLGLDQLARGVLAALGLGDRDLDEPIGIADLPEVPVAEAGSVGFQVSTRALLAERPLSARELARHAPGSGHRLVVGTAEQIADDLESWYRAGTADGFTIMYADTAVDFERFARLVVPLLIDRGLFRPAESGSTLRDRLDVPQYGQRRTGNAAVAG
- a CDS encoding 2-hydroxyacid dehydrogenase; the encoded protein is MRVVVTDPNLLPLRDELESLLPKATEAVWLPDDVPGALRTADVLVGPAFTQEMADAAQQLRLVQVAGAGTDRIEASGVPVANTYHHEDSIAEYVVWALIGLRRELPAADAALRRNRWRSNVYNPTIPQPDTLGSARVGFLGFGHIGRATWRLLQAFDAQAQAVTASGKAAADGLNWAGDTSRLGRLLDESDALVVSAPLTGTTRGIIGAAELERLGRAGVLVNVARGPLVQQQPLYDALRDRTIRAAALDVWYSYPTTGDRAAPADAPFGELDNVLLTPHLSGITRQTFRGRVQDIAANINALADGQELRNVVRH
- a CDS encoding winged helix-turn-helix transcriptional regulator, which produces MVTERPGDLFSADCPTRHLLDRIGDKWTSMAVKLLAELYPEAARFSELRRAMPGVSHKMLSQTLQRLAADGLVSRRVEDSVPPAVYYALTELGRSLDEPLAALRDWAETHMSEIEGHRTHGRHDRHPDN